One stretch of Rhinatrema bivittatum chromosome 8, aRhiBiv1.1, whole genome shotgun sequence DNA includes these proteins:
- the TRMT112 gene encoding multifunctional methyltransferase subunit TRM112-like protein gives MKLLTHNLLSSHVKGVVRGYPLLIKANEVKVNSVDFNQAFVARMIPKLEWSALVQAADSLGHLSDLPQELIGDYENNEDFLRKVHHVMLEVEVIEGALKCPESGREFPISRGIPNMLLSEEET, from the exons ATGAAGCTGTTAACGCACAACCTGTTGAGTTCTCATGTGAAGGGCGTGGTGCGGGGTTACCCCCTTCTTATAAAG gCCAATGAAGTGAAAGTGAACAGCGTAGATTTCAACCAAGCCTTTGTGGCTCGCATGATTCCCAAATTAGAGTGGAGTGCACTGGTACAAGCAGCTGACAGT tTGGGACATTTGTCAGATCTCCCCCAAGAGCTGATTGGTGACTATGAGAACAATGAGGACTTCCTACGCAAAGTTCATCACGTAATGCTGGAG GTGGAGGTGATTGAGGGGGCCTTGAAGTGCCCAGAGTCTGGCAGAGAATTCCCGATCAGCCGAGGGATCCCCAACATGCTGCTGAGTGAGGAGGAGACGTAA